The following proteins are co-located in the Apium graveolens cultivar Ventura chromosome 5, ASM990537v1, whole genome shotgun sequence genome:
- the LOC141660324 gene encoding uncharacterized protein LOC141660324 — translation MPEASGRVVAWSIELGEFDLEYVPRTTIKAHALADFMVQCTFLGPKDLSPDEQLIRIPGKWKLFVDGSVAGKKCGAGLILSSPEGFEICQAIRFDFPLTNNEAEYEALLAGMKLARSLEAKHLRAFSDSMLVVKHFTGEYEQRDPRTKAYAAKVRDAFLSFETFELSQIGRENNSRADALSRLASAETQNLTGSIYLTEAKTPSIEKKECLEIHQGSDWMTPLRNFLEKGILPPDRKDALKIKYRASNYTIINGRMYRRSVSQPLLRCLNNEEQQQALEAVHEGICGEHLAGRSLAFKILRQGFFWLTLRAEASDYAKRCVQCQLFATVPK, via the coding sequence ATGCCTGAAGCCTCTGGGAGAGTCGTAGCATGGTCCATCGAACTCGGGGAATTTGATCTCGAATACGTTCCCCGAACGACAATTAAGGCCCATGCTTTGGCTGACTTCATGGTTCAATGCACATTCTTGGGCCCGAAGGATCTTTCACCTGATGAACAACTAATCCGGATCCCAGGAAAGTGGAAGCTTTTTGTAGATGGGTCGGTAGCTGGAAAAAAGTGTGGGGCCGGCTTAATTCTCTCCAGCCCCGAAGGATTTGAGATATGCCAAGCCATAAGGTTTGACTTCCCTTTGACAAATAATGAGGCCGAATATGAGGCCCTCCTCGCAGGCATGAAGCTGGCCCGAAGCCTTGAGGCGAAACACCTAAGGGCCTTCAGCGACTCCATGTTGGTCGTGAAACACTTCACGGGGGAGTATGAACAAAGGGATCCCCGAACGAAAGCCTATGCTGCCAAGGTACGTGATGCTTTTTTATCatttgaaacctttgaactaagTCAAATTGGCAGAGAGAACAATTCTAGGGCAGATGCCCTTTCTAGGCTAGCTTCGGCCGAGACACAGAACTTAACTGGTTCTATTTACCTCACCGAAGCCAAGACGCCTTCGATCGAGAAGAAAGAATGTCTAGAAATTCACCAAGGGAGCGACTGGATGACCCCCCTCAGGAACTTTTTGGAAAAAGGCATTCTACCACCCGACCGAAAGGATGCGCTGAAAATTAAATACAGAGCATCGAACTACACAATAATCAATGGGCGGATGTATCGCCGATCAGTCAGTCAACCCCTTCTGCGCTGTTTGAACAACGAAGAACAGCAACAGGCTTTGGAGGCAGTGCACGAAGGAATTTGCGGCGAGCACCTGGCTGGTCGGTCGCTCGCCTTTAAAATTCTCCGACAGGGATTCTTCTGGCTCACTCTGAGGGCAGAAGCCAGCGATTATGCAAAAAGGTGTGTACAGTGTCAGCTATTCGCCACTGTCCCGAAATAG